The following proteins are encoded in a genomic region of uncultured Vibrio sp.:
- a CDS encoding accessory factor UbiK family protein: MFDPKKLEQIAKQIHDSMPAPVKELGADVDQKVRQVIQGQLNKLDVVSREEFDVQTQVLLRTRQKLTEMEAKLAELEAKLADK, encoded by the coding sequence ATGTTTGATCCAAAGAAACTAGAGCAAATCGCCAAGCAGATTCATGACTCTATGCCAGCACCAGTGAAAGAGCTTGGTGCGGATGTTGATCAGAAAGTTCGCCAAGTCATTCAAGGTCAGCTTAACAAGCTTGATGTTGTCAGCCGTGAAGAGTTTGATGTACAGACTCAGGTTCTGCTTCGTACTCGTCAGAAGCTCACTGAGATGGAAGCAAAACTGGCCGAGCTTGAAGCGAAGCTGGCAGATAAATAA
- a CDS encoding response regulator transcription factor, producing MKILIIEDDATTREFVSKGLSEHGYIVDQAEDGKKGLMMALSSEYQLIILDRMLPYLDGMKVLAAIKAAEAQLPVLILSAMDSVNDRVDGLQAGSDDYLIKPFALAELIARVDIIINRTQRPTSNQHILNYHCLQVDLKAHKVTCNQQEIILQPKEFQLIQYFIEHSEQVVSRMRLFENIWSYHFDPKTNVIDVHVANLRRKLEEAGCRELLHTVRGVGYVLRR from the coding sequence GTGAAAATACTCATCATAGAAGATGACGCAACGACTAGAGAATTTGTCAGTAAAGGCCTGTCCGAACACGGTTACATTGTTGACCAAGCCGAAGATGGCAAGAAAGGGTTGATGATGGCTCTCAGCTCAGAATACCAGCTCATCATCTTGGATAGGATGTTGCCCTACCTCGACGGAATGAAAGTTCTCGCCGCTATCAAAGCCGCGGAAGCACAGCTCCCAGTTCTGATTTTAAGCGCGATGGATAGCGTCAATGATCGAGTGGATGGTTTACAGGCTGGCAGTGATGACTACTTAATTAAGCCCTTTGCTCTTGCAGAGTTAATTGCCCGAGTTGATATCATCATCAACCGCACTCAGAGGCCAACATCCAATCAGCACATTCTTAATTATCACTGTTTGCAGGTAGACCTTAAAGCACATAAAGTCACGTGCAATCAACAAGAGATAATCCTTCAACCCAAAGAGTTTCAACTTATTCAATACTTTATCGAGCATAGCGAACAAGTGGTGTCACGCATGCGCTTGTTCGAAAATATCTGGAGTTATCACTTTGATCCCAAAACTAACGTCATCGATGTCCACGTGGCTAACTTACGCCGTAAACTGGAAGAGGCTGGGTGTAGAGAACTCCTGCACACAGTAAGAGGAGTTGGTTATGTCCTTCGTCGATGA
- the ilvC gene encoding ketol-acid reductoisomerase, with product MANYFNTLNLREQLDQLGRCRFMDRSEFASEADYLKGKKVVIVGCGAQGLNQGLNMRDSGLDVSYALRQAAIDEQRQSFKNAKDNGFEVGSYETLIPQADLVVNLTPDKQHSNVVETVMPLMKEGATLGYSHGFNVVEEGMQIRKDLTVVMVAPKCPGTEVREEYKRGFGVPTLIAVHPENDPKGDGLEIAKAWAAATGGHRAGCLESSFVAEVKSDLMGEQTILCGMLQAGSIVCYEKMVAEGIDPGYAGKLLQYGWETVTEALKFGGITHMMDRLSNPAKIKAFELSEELKDLMRPLYNKHMDDIISGHFSSTMMADWANDDANLLGWREETGQTAFENYPETDVEISEQEYFDNGILMIAMVRAGVELAFEAMTASGIIDESAYYESLHELPLIANTIARKRLYEMNVVISDTAEYGNYLFANVATPLLREKFMPKVGTDVIGKGLGETSNQVDNATLIAVNETLRNHPVEYIGEELRGYMTDMKRIAVGG from the coding sequence ATGGCTAACTATTTCAATACTCTAAACTTGCGTGAGCAACTAGACCAACTTGGTCGTTGTCGTTTTATGGACCGCAGTGAGTTTGCTTCAGAAGCAGACTACCTAAAAGGTAAGAAGGTTGTCATCGTAGGTTGTGGTGCTCAAGGCCTGAACCAAGGTCTAAACATGCGTGATTCTGGCCTGGATGTGTCATACGCACTTCGTCAGGCAGCAATCGATGAGCAACGTCAGTCATTTAAAAATGCCAAAGACAACGGTTTTGAAGTAGGCAGCTACGAGACTTTAATCCCTCAAGCGGATCTAGTTGTTAACCTGACTCCAGACAAGCAGCACTCTAACGTTGTTGAGACAGTAATGCCTCTAATGAAAGAAGGCGCGACACTAGGTTATTCACACGGCTTCAACGTGGTTGAAGAAGGTATGCAAATTCGTAAAGACCTAACGGTTGTAATGGTTGCACCTAAGTGTCCTGGTACCGAAGTTCGTGAAGAATACAAGCGTGGCTTTGGTGTTCCAACGCTGATTGCGGTTCACCCAGAGAACGACCCTAAAGGTGACGGTCTGGAAATCGCAAAAGCATGGGCGGCTGCGACTGGTGGTCACCGTGCAGGTTGTCTAGAGTCTTCTTTCGTTGCAGAAGTTAAATCTGACCTAATGGGTGAGCAAACTATCCTATGTGGCATGCTACAAGCAGGTTCTATCGTATGTTACGAGAAGATGGTTGCTGAAGGTATCGACCCAGGTTACGCAGGTAAACTACTTCAGTACGGTTGGGAAACAGTAACAGAAGCACTGAAGTTCGGTGGCATCACGCACATGATGGACCGTCTGTCTAACCCAGCTAAGATCAAAGCATTTGAGCTTTCTGAAGAGCTAAAAGATCTAATGCGTCCACTTTACAACAAGCACATGGATGACATCATCTCTGGTCACTTCTCTAGCACAATGATGGCTGACTGGGCGAACGATGACGCGAACCTACTAGGCTGGCGTGAAGAAACGGGTCAAACAGCATTTGAAAACTACCCAGAAACTGACGTTGAAATCTCTGAGCAAGAGTACTTCGACAACGGCATTCTAATGATTGCGATGGTTCGCGCAGGTGTTGAGCTAGCGTTCGAAGCAATGACTGCATCAGGTATCATCGATGAGTCAGCGTACTACGAGTCACTACATGAACTACCGCTAATCGCAAACACAATTGCACGTAAGCGCCTGTACGAGATGAACGTAGTAATCTCTGATACAGCGGAATACGGTAACTACCTATTTGCTAACGTTGCTACTCCACTACTACGTGAGAAGTTCATGCCTAAAGTAGGTACTGACGTAATTGGTAAAGGTCTGGGCGAAACTTCAAACCAAGTTGATAACGCAACACTTATCGCGGTGAATGAGACGCTTCGCAACCACCCAGTAGAATACATCGGTGAAGAGCTTCGTGGTTACATGACTGATATGAAGCGTATCGCGGTAGGCGGCTAA
- a CDS encoding HAMP domain-containing sensor histidine kinase yields the protein MSFVDDYALTRSSVFKTLVSLFLIVTITNIVVIHQVYRDSNNFHHKQLNRQLNEEILEFNFAAKQSKEEVEQLLKTKQATATPFYYQLIETSESDNVKPYYPVEQQKNRHNILVANNLRLEIGVDKSAVEAYRKSLTPMVFSGIIFPTAVMIMSALFFTVLILKRLEKVNHAMNRVLCGEPNVKIAVSRQDDEFDILAIHLNFMIEQMAKNESSLKSLTTGLAHDMRTPMARLKLRLEDIMAQSDLSPSQMSSFSACYDELELILSLFNSMLEIAKLNSGQVNIGNDNVDLGKVTQDALEFISPVADEKNQTLMFREDTPCVVTGDRSLLFRAVFNLLENAVKYTPNGGQIEVIADCFGVVIADSGIGISDYDKIYVCRPMYRADQSRTESGNGLGLSLVDAVVNLHNAHLFLRDNTPGLRARLYFGS from the coding sequence ATGTCCTTCGTCGATGACTATGCGTTAACCCGTTCATCCGTATTTAAAACATTGGTGAGTTTGTTTCTAATTGTCACGATCACCAACATTGTCGTCATACACCAAGTATATAGGGACTCTAATAACTTCCACCATAAGCAGTTAAACAGGCAACTCAATGAAGAAATTCTGGAATTCAACTTTGCAGCTAAACAGAGCAAAGAAGAGGTCGAACAACTTTTAAAAACCAAACAAGCGACAGCGACACCTTTCTATTACCAGCTCATTGAAACAAGCGAATCAGACAACGTTAAACCGTACTATCCTGTCGAGCAGCAAAAGAACAGGCATAATATTTTAGTAGCTAACAACCTCCGATTAGAGATAGGGGTAGATAAAAGCGCGGTAGAAGCGTATCGAAAATCACTCACCCCGATGGTCTTCTCTGGCATCATCTTTCCTACTGCAGTCATGATCATGTCTGCACTATTTTTTACCGTACTGATTCTCAAGCGATTAGAAAAAGTGAATCACGCAATGAATCGCGTCCTGTGTGGAGAGCCCAATGTAAAAATTGCCGTATCTCGCCAAGACGATGAGTTTGATATATTAGCCATTCATCTGAATTTCATGATAGAGCAAATGGCGAAAAACGAGTCTAGCCTCAAATCTCTGACTACAGGGCTTGCTCATGACATGCGAACGCCAATGGCAAGGCTGAAGCTTCGCTTAGAAGATATTATGGCTCAAAGCGATTTATCACCATCCCAAATGAGCAGCTTTTCAGCTTGTTATGATGAATTAGAACTGATTTTGTCATTGTTCAATAGCATGCTTGAAATTGCAAAGCTCAACAGTGGCCAAGTGAATATCGGCAATGATAATGTCGATTTAGGTAAAGTCACCCAAGATGCCCTAGAGTTTATCTCTCCCGTCGCCGATGAAAAAAACCAAACGTTAATGTTCAGAGAAGATACGCCCTGCGTTGTCACAGGCGATCGCTCTCTGCTTTTTCGAGCGGTGTTTAATCTATTAGAAAATGCGGTTAAGTACACACCTAATGGAGGGCAGATCGAAGTTATTGCTGACTGCTTTGGTGTTGTTATCGCCGACTCTGGAATCGGCATTTCCGATTACGACAAAATCTATGTTTGCCGTCCGATGTATCGTGCTGACCAGAGTCGTACGGAGTCAGGTAATGGTTTAGGGTTGTCTTTGGTCGATGCTGTGGTCAATTTGCATAACGCGCACTTGTTTTTACGTGATAACACCCCGGGGCTACGTGCTCGACTCTATTTTGGAAGTTAG
- the nagE gene encoding N-acetylglucosamine-specific PTS transporter subunit IIBC: MNILGYLQKIGKALMVPIAVLPAGGLMLGLGYALDPSGWGANSPLATILVYGGKGIMDNQAWLFAVGVAYGLAKDNNGAAALSGLLGLLIVEMIVGNTAVISQITGIPVAEMSTSEVIASGAAVSAFTGIMMGIVAATLYNRFHTIKLPAALGFFGGKRFVPIVTSLAAILISIVMVYVWPAVYGSLVNFGISISEMGAAGAGVYGFFNRLLIPIGLHHALNQVFIFDLVGINDISKFWSGTGELGVTGMYQGGFFPFMGYGLPAACLAMYHCAKPENKKRVGGILGASALTAILTGVTEPIEFAFMFVAPALYVVHALLAALSLYIAASMQWFAGFTFSGGLIDFILSYNLPLAIKPYMLIVQGICFAFIYYAVFRFAIVKFDLKTPGREEIEAVVKGETSTNTKAAQYLKALGGHSNFVSIDSCITRLRLTLNDTSVVDERTLKAIGAMGVVKIGANNLQIIVGTEAEQIAHAMKQIPETQDLSDVVVPSFSV, translated from the coding sequence GTGAACATTCTAGGATATTTACAGAAAATCGGTAAAGCACTCATGGTGCCAATCGCCGTACTGCCAGCTGGCGGTTTAATGCTTGGCCTTGGTTATGCTTTGGACCCGTCAGGGTGGGGAGCGAACAGCCCATTAGCTACGATACTGGTGTATGGTGGTAAGGGTATTATGGATAACCAAGCTTGGTTATTCGCCGTTGGTGTGGCTTATGGATTAGCCAAAGATAACAACGGTGCAGCTGCTTTATCTGGATTACTCGGTCTATTAATTGTCGAAATGATTGTCGGTAATACCGCAGTAATTTCACAGATCACCGGAATTCCTGTCGCGGAGATGAGTACTTCAGAGGTTATCGCATCTGGAGCCGCAGTGAGTGCATTTACCGGGATCATGATGGGAATAGTGGCTGCCACTCTTTACAACCGTTTCCACACTATCAAATTGCCAGCAGCGTTAGGTTTCTTTGGCGGTAAGCGCTTTGTACCGATTGTAACGTCGCTTGCTGCGATACTGATTAGTATTGTAATGGTTTATGTGTGGCCTGCCGTTTATGGTTCACTGGTTAACTTTGGTATCTCAATTTCTGAAATGGGTGCGGCAGGCGCTGGTGTCTATGGTTTCTTCAACCGACTATTAATTCCAATCGGTTTACATCATGCATTGAACCAAGTATTTATCTTTGACCTTGTTGGTATCAATGATATTTCTAAGTTCTGGTCTGGCACTGGTGAGCTAGGTGTTACTGGTATGTATCAGGGTGGTTTCTTTCCGTTTATGGGGTATGGCCTACCTGCTGCATGTTTGGCGATGTATCACTGTGCAAAACCAGAAAACAAGAAAAGAGTCGGCGGCATTCTTGGTGCATCAGCACTAACCGCAATTTTGACTGGTGTAACAGAGCCTATTGAATTTGCGTTTATGTTTGTGGCTCCTGCACTATACGTTGTTCACGCTCTTTTAGCGGCACTTTCTCTATATATTGCAGCAAGCATGCAGTGGTTCGCTGGTTTCACGTTTAGTGGTGGGTTAATTGATTTCATCTTGTCTTATAACTTACCACTCGCGATCAAGCCTTATATGCTTATCGTACAGGGTATTTGCTTTGCATTTATTTACTATGCGGTATTCCGATTCGCTATTGTTAAGTTTGATTTGAAAACGCCAGGTCGTGAAGAAATAGAGGCTGTGGTAAAAGGTGAGACTTCCACTAATACGAAAGCAGCTCAGTATCTGAAAGCGCTAGGTGGCCATAGCAATTTTGTTTCTATCGACTCATGCATTACTCGTTTACGTTTAACTCTGAATGATACCTCTGTTGTTGACGAACGAACGCTCAAAGCCATTGGCGCGATGGGAGTCGTGAAAATTGGCGCGAATAACCTACAGATCATTGTTGGTACCGAAGCGGAACAAATCGCTCACGCGATGAAGCAAATTCCAGAAACGCAAGATCTCTCGGATGTCGTCGTTCCTAGTTTCTCTGTATAA
- the ilvY gene encoding HTH-type transcriptional activator IlvY, whose product MNIKTIRLFLDICDSKNFSKTAATMHVSPSALSRQIQKLEEEIGHPLFVRDNRSVELTPAGEKFQPVAMKMVHDWTQFQSQINVQDDVLKGEVRLFCSVTASYSHLPQLLNSFRLKHPFIEFKLLTGDPAQAIDKIMNDEADIAISAMPEHLSSKVEFTTISEIPLSVIAPIGISSWVEELHKEQPDWSKIPFIVPESGTARDRANAWFKKMKIKPNIYAQISGHEAIVSMVALGCGVGIAPDVVINNSPVRESIQRLSFAPIKPFQLGVCCKRSQLENSLVKALWELAEGSFIAQ is encoded by the coding sequence ATGAATATTAAAACAATCCGACTGTTCCTTGATATCTGTGACAGCAAGAATTTTAGTAAGACAGCAGCCACCATGCACGTGAGTCCATCTGCTTTAAGTCGTCAGATTCAAAAATTGGAAGAAGAAATAGGCCACCCACTTTTTGTCAGGGATAACCGAAGTGTGGAGTTAACACCCGCCGGAGAAAAATTTCAGCCTGTGGCAATGAAGATGGTTCACGACTGGACACAATTCCAATCTCAAATCAATGTACAGGACGATGTTCTGAAAGGTGAGGTGCGTTTATTCTGCTCCGTGACAGCAAGCTATAGCCACTTACCGCAGCTGCTCAACTCATTTCGCTTAAAACACCCCTTTATTGAGTTCAAATTACTGACTGGGGATCCGGCTCAAGCCATTGATAAGATAATGAATGATGAGGCTGACATCGCCATTTCTGCCATGCCGGAGCACCTTTCATCTAAAGTTGAATTCACCACTATCAGTGAAATTCCACTCTCAGTGATAGCGCCCATTGGTATCAGCTCATGGGTAGAAGAGTTACATAAAGAACAGCCTGACTGGAGTAAGATTCCTTTCATTGTACCTGAGTCCGGCACTGCTAGAGACCGAGCCAATGCCTGGTTTAAAAAAATGAAAATTAAACCCAACATCTACGCGCAAATTTCTGGCCATGAAGCCATTGTCAGTATGGTGGCTCTAGGTTGTGGTGTCGGTATCGCACCAGATGTCGTTATTAATAACAGCCCAGTACGAGAGAGTATTCAGCGACTCTCATTTGCTCCGATCAAACCATTCCAACTCGGTGTGTGCTGTAAAAGATCGCAACTGGAAAACTCATTAGTCAAAGCGTTATGGGAGTTAGCCGAGGGAAGCTTTATTGCTCAGTAA